A part of Melittangium boletus DSM 14713 genomic DNA contains:
- a CDS encoding SRPBCC family protein: MSPTRIRCHMKAPRARVYRALLDARAIAAWRVPTGMTSHVHVFEPHEGGSIRVSLTYDAPTAMGKTTAHTDTYHGHFVKLVPDTQVVEAVEFETEDPALRGEMTLTITLADADDGGTELLAVHEGLPSGVPAADNELGWRLSLEKLAALVEAG; the protein is encoded by the coding sequence ATGAGTCCGACCCGGATTCGTTGTCACATGAAGGCGCCCCGCGCGCGGGTCTATCGCGCGCTGCTGGATGCGCGGGCCATCGCTGCGTGGCGGGTGCCCACCGGCATGACCAGTCATGTGCACGTGTTCGAGCCCCACGAGGGGGGCTCGATCCGCGTCTCGCTCACGTACGATGCGCCGACCGCGATGGGCAAGACGACCGCCCACACCGACACGTACCATGGCCACTTCGTGAAGCTCGTGCCGGACACCCAGGTGGTCGAAGCGGTCGAGTTCGAGACGGAGGATCCCGCGCTGCGCGGCGAGATGACGCTCACGATCACCCTCGCCGATGCGGACGATGGTGGCACCGAGCTGCTCGCCGTGCATGAGGGGCTTCCGTCGGGCGTGCCAGCCGCCGACAATGAGCTGGGTTGGCGCCTGTCCCTGGAGAAGCTCGCGGCGCTTGTCGAGGCGGGCTAG